The Candidatus Cloacimonas sp. genome includes the window GGCTGTTATAGCCCCCGGGAGCTTTGCCTTTACGGTTTTCCAAATCCAGCAGACCGGTATTTTTCATCATTTCCAATTGCTTTGCATATTCGGGATTAACTTTATAGAGCACTTTCAGGGACTTATTGATAAATTCTTCCGTCGTTTCAAAGGGTTTTAAAATGCGCCCATCCAAGTCCACAGCAGTATCCCAAGGTCTTAATGTCTCCAGTTTTAATGCCTCTTTCCTTTTTTTGTTTTGTTCCGCTATAAAAGGCATCACCACTTTTTCCACTGACTTATGAAAAGCAAAAAGTTCCTCCGGAGTATATGAAAACCGCCCCATCTCCTGATGTTTGAAATCGCGATAATTGCTAAAATCAGCATTCAAAGCAATTTGATTACGCAAGGCAACCAGATCAGAATAGAGCTTATTCAGTTCTTCCTGTTTTTCGGCAAACATATTCATCCTAAGACGCCATGCTCTTTCCCGTTTGTTTCTATCGGGATCTTTCAGATAAACGGAAAGTTGTGCCGGGGTCTTTTCTTCGCCTTCAAAAACAGCGCTCATTTTGCTGACAATCCCAGCATATTTATTTGCCAATTCCGATTCCTGAATCATCAAGGGGATATTTTCCTCGCGGAAAAGCTTTATATCATTACTGAATATTTGATTCAGCAAACTATATTTACTGGAATCCAATTCCGTGCGGACAGGACTTTCATAAAAACGCTTTTTAATTTTAAACTGATATGCCTCGGCGGGAGCATAAATATTGGCGAAATAATCATTATATGCTTGTTCTTTTGCTTTGTCATCGGCATTTACAGTCATTTTAATGTAACGCCAAGATAGTTCATCTGCCATACATTTCAGCAGATCAGAATATTTTAACAACATCGTTTCCAAATTTTCAATAGTGCTAACATCGTGTTGCACAAGTTCTTCCAAGAAGGCCTTAACTTTTTCCCAAGAGGAGACATCAAAATCCACAGGCAGATTTTCGTAGGGCATCTGCCTTAACTTTTCATTAGTTATGAACATTTCTTACTTTATAAACCTCATCTTCTTCATTATTATCATAAATATAGTCATAAAACTTCCTAACGCCAATAATTCCATAAGATCAATTGCAGGATGGAATTTAATGCTATCTTCCTTAATTGAGAATAGACCTACTGGCTTACTATAAGTTCCAACGCCCCCTCCGCCACTGAACGCTACTTTCACTTTTGTCTTATTTTCCGCTTTATCAGTTTCGGTTTTCTCTTCATTTTCAGTTTCTTGCTCAGAAGAGGGTTGGTCGCCTCCACCACCCATACCATAAATAACTCTGGCAACCGGAATCACATAAAGATCACCCAATTTTGAAGGTTGCCCAAAAGATAAACCACCGCCCATAGCGTTATTTACCATAGAGCGAATTTGGGAAAAGATGTCCTTAATATCCATAGCCAACTCCTTATTCATATTTCTACTTTATATATTATGTTTTTTTTGTCAAGCGACAATTGCACTTTTCGCTAAATTGGATATCAGAAGTTCGTTAATTAGCTTTGCCTATAACTGATTATAAGTTAGCTTAATGCTCTATTTCAACACTATCAATTTTACCTTTTCGCACCGCTCTTTTGTTCTCAGCTGACCAAAATATAAGCCATTGGCAACTTTCCTGTTATTGCTGTCTAAACCATTCCAAGATATTTTAGTTTCGCCTTTTTCTATATTGCCGTTATAGAGGGTCGTAACTTTTTGCCCTTTGCAATTGTATATTTCCAAGCAGATCTGTTCACTTTTAGCCAAATTTAAGCTTAGGGTTATAGTTTCTGAAAAGGGATTTGGATAGCAGGAGAGTAATCTACTCACGGGCAAATAATCATCATCAATATCGTTAGTTGCAATTAAATAAAAAGCCGTCTTCGGCATTTTACCATATAAGTCATTGTAAACGGGAGGATTATAAGGATCAGGGTCATAGGCGTCAGTCCAGCGTTTTATCGCTCTCATTTCGGGAACCGTTTGAGCTAAAAAAGGATCCGAACAGGTAAGCAGATAAGAATGTGTATGATATGCCATTAGGCACAAATTGCCCTGATGATACTGATAAGGGACTGAAAATGGCAGATACATTTCAATGCTATCCGCAGGTATGTTAATATCGGAATTATATACCGGCGTCAATTCTCCTGCCGCAATCCAGCCCTCGCTTAAATCAGTTGAATTAGTTTCCCCTACCCAAACCTTTACTGTCAGAAAGTGACTAAAGGTGGAATTCATATAAAAACTAATGCCATAAATAGTCCCGCTCTCACCAATTTCGTCAGCATAGTAAATTGTTTCGTAAAGTGAATATTTCCAGTAAACATCTATGGGTATTCTTTGCAGTTCATTTCCCGCACCTACAATGATGCCTGTAGCCGGATTAGGGCGGATAATACAGGTATAGTCGTCAATATTATCTTCCGGATATTCATCTTCGGGAAGTTCTGCTACCGCTGTTAAATATTGCCATCCACTGGAATCAATAGTTGCTACTAATTCATATAAATGACTTTCTGCGGGTGCCAGAGAAATGCCATTTAAACGACAAAGCTCCATTTGCTGGCAAAAAAGAACCACATCATAGCTATCAACTGTCTCGGTTCCTTCATTTTTTACTGTTACTGGAAGAACAAAACTTTCTTGCCAATTGTGATATATCCCATTCATATAAATTGAATCTACTTCTATCTCAAGCGAAAGATCATAAAGCACAGGAGGTAAAGGATTGAAAGTGTAAACCATTCCGGAAGGAATAATTTCGTTGATACTATAATTTTCTTGTGTAGTAGAAACCAAAGGAGGATTTCCAGGAGTGATACTAAAAAAATTGCCCGCTCCCGCATTAGACATATTAATTCCGATGGACGCAGAACAATTTACAGGAGTTCCATTCGTGTTCCCGTAATGGAATTCAATTTTACCATTTTCGGAAAGCACTACTTGAAAGTTTACATAACAGTTAAATTGATTATAGGGCCAGCGAGCATGGGAGTATTGAACCCAAAATTCACGGTTGGGAGCAGTGCCAATTGTTGCATATTGCAAATTGCCTTCCGCCAAACTAAGATCATCCCAAAGGGGAGCAATTATAGGATAAATGCCATATATTAACTGATTATTAGGGCTGTCATAATTCCAAGTGGCACCTGGATTGATAAAACCATTGGTAGAAATTTTAACATATTCATACATCTCTCCGCAGTAGGGAAAAGGAAAACCGATTTCTATACCGGAACTGATATAATTGTTCATATCCGGAAAAGTAAGTTGAATTCCGTTTATAGGATTGTATTCAGCAGTAGAATAGTCAAAAGTATAATAGCGGGTAATGGAGCCACACAAACTCCCTCCGCAGAAAAGCAGAAATAAACAAATTAGCATTTTGGAGTTTTTCATCGTCCATCTCCTTTTTGAAAGGAACCGAAACCTAATATACTCATTTTCCTTTATATTATTTCTTCAAGATCAAGTCAAGCATTTTTTTATTTTATTATTTCCTTATTGCTTACCTATAAATGTGTCGCCCTGAGGGACTTATTTGGAAGGCGAGAGTTAATGTTTTATTATCGTATTTTTCTCTTATCGAGGGGCTTACACCTCCATCGCTATAATTGTGTCGCTCTTTGAGTTAAAATCGGTTTTGTTTGTGATCTTCCAAATAATTTCATACTTTTTTCCTATCTTTGAACAATGTCACTAATTATCTCATTGAAAAGGCCGATTTTGACTTAAAGACGACTAATCGTCAGTTATAAAATACAATCCTCTTAATCCTGTTTATCCCTTACCTATTAAATCTGCGTAATCTGCGTAATCTGCGTGAGCTAAATCCCTTACACTTCCATTATTTCTTTTTCTTTTGCTTTTTCCGCTTCGTCTATTTTTTTTATCCAGTCATCGGTTAGGTCTTGTAATTCTTTCAGTTGTTTCTTTTCGTCATCTTCGCTGATTTCGCTGTCTTTTTTCATTTTTTTAACCAGTTCATTGGCATCTCGCCGAATATTTCTAATTGCCACTCTGGCATCTTCGGATATTTTTTTGATGTTTTTAACGAGGTCTCGGCGTTTATCTTCAGTTAATGATTGAAAAGGTAGGCGAATTACATTTCCGGCGTTTTCAGGTGTAATGCCAATATTGGCAGCTAAAATCGCTTTTTCAATATCAGCCAGAGTAGTTTTATCCCAGGGCTGAATTACAATCATTCTTGCTTCTGGAATGGAAATATTGCAAAGTTGTTTAATCGGTGTCGGTTGACCGTAATAGTTTATTTTAATATCATCCAGAATGGAAGCGGTAGCGCGTCCAGTTCTAATTTTGGAATATTGATGCAGCATTGATTCAAAGCTCTTCTGCATCTTATCTTTAGTATTATCTTTTAATTCTTCCATCTAATCCTCTATCGTAAAAAAGTGTCTTCATTTCAGGGGTGAATGTAGGTTCCTATATCAGCATTGATTAGCGCATCAATTAACCTCTCCGGAGTGCTGATGTTAAATATCTTGATCGGCATATTATTATCCATAGCTAAGGAGAAAGCAGTTAAATCCATTACTCCCAAACGGTTTTGCAAACATTCTTCAAAGCTGGCACTTTTGATGAGGCGTGCATTTAGATCTTTTTTAGGATCGGCGCTATACAAGCCATCCACATTCGTAGCTTTAAAAACAATATCCGCCTTTAATTCAACCGCTCTTAAAACAGCTGCCGTATCAGTTGTAAAATAAGGATTTCCCGTTCCTCCGCTCAAAAAACAGATTTTACCTTCTTCCAGAGCGGCAGTTGCCAATTGCGGAGAATATCGGTCAACCACTTTATCTACAGCCAGAGAAGAAAAGACGGCACAATCAATACCTTTGGAAACAAGAATTTGTGCTACATAGAGAGAATTCTGGATAGTTGCCAGCATTCCAACGCTATCCAGAACCACTCTGTTCAAACTTTTATTATGCCAGTTACCACCCCGAAAAATATTTCCGCCCCCCAAAACGATGCCAAGTTCGTAATTTCGCTTGTGAACTGAGATGATGGCATCAGTCAGGGAGTCAATTAATGTTTCATCGTAAATATTTTTTTTATTACCGGAGAGAACTTCTCCCGATAGTTTTAATACCAGCCGATGGATATTTTCGCTTTGGTAAATATTTTTCATTAATTCACCCCTGCTGATTTAGGTAGGAGATTAACTGGGATTAACTATTCGCCGCCAAGCTGGAAACGAACAAATCTGGCAACTTGAATATTTTCTCCTGTTGTAGCGATAGCATTGGTAAGCAAGTCCTTTACGGTTTTGGTGCTATCACTGATAAGTTCCTGCTCCATAAGAGAATGTTCGGCGCAGAATTTTCTTAGATTTCCCTCTACAATTTTCTCGATAATTTCGGGTTTTTTCCCTTCGTTAACCGCTTTATTGTGAGCAATTTCTTTTTCCCTTTCCAGGATGGCAGGGTCAATTTGTTCGGGGCTTACAGCCAAAGGATTGGTAGCTGCAATTTGCATTGCAATTTCATCTGCCAATGCTTTAAATTCGGGAGTTCTGGCAACAAAATCAGATTCGCAATTAAGTTCCAGAAGCACTCCGATTCTGTAGTTAAAATGTATGTAAGAATGAATGATACCTTCTTTAGTAGCACGATTTGCCTTACCTTCGGCTTTACTGATTCCGCGTTCACGCAAATATTTGATTGCTTCTTCAACATTTCCGTTTTTTTCAACCAGCGCTTTGCGGCAATCCATCATTCCCGCTCCGGTTATGTTTCTCAGTTCTTTTACTTGGGTAGCGGTAATTTCTGCCATTTATATCTCCTTATCTTTTAGGGGAAGTTAATTATAGTATGCTTCCCCGATTTTGTGCTTTATATTTCTGTCTCCGTCAATTCGGGAACATCAAATTCTTCTTTTTCTTCTGAGGTATCCAACTGCGATTCAAAATCCTCATTTTCTTCTGCAGATTTATCAGGCGTTTCAGCTTCCGTGCTTACACCTTCAGTGGCTATTCCTCTTCCTTCGATAACAGCATTTGCCATAATATCCGAAATTAAATGAATGGCGCGCGTGGCATCATCATTGCCAGGAATAACATAATCAATCAAATCCGGATCGCAATTCGTATCTACCATAGCTACAATCGGAATATTCAAAATGCGTGCTTCGTGAACGGCAATTTTTTCATATTCTGTATCGACGATAAAAACACATCCCGGCAAGGCATCCATATCGCGAATACCACCTAAGGAAAATTCAATTTTATCGTGCATTCTTTTCATCTTTTGCTGTTCCAGTTTGGTGTAGCTGGAAATCGTTCCATCCGCAACAATTTCCTCATAATATTTCATCTTTTCGATGCTTTGACGAATTGTTGCCATATTTGTTAACATTCCACCATACCAACGCTGATTAACATAAAACACACCTGCTTTTTCAGCCGCTTCTTTAATGGCTGCCTGTGCCTGTTTTTTGGTGCCTACAAAAAGGATATATTCACCTTTGGAGGCAACTTCTTTCATAAACTGATATGCTTCGTTGATGGCATCAACGGTCTGTTTAAGATCAATAATATGAATCCCATTGCGTTTAATAAAGATATATTTCTTCATTTTGGGATTCCACTTAAAGGTCTGATGACCGAAATGGACACCTGCCTCAAGTAACTGTTTCATAGTAACTACGGACATTTTTTCTCCTGATTTACGGTTATTTAAATCTCTTTCGGAGGGTATAAGCAATTCAGAGGAAAATTTTTCCTCACCGCCTTGCAAGCTTCCGAAAGTTTATTTGGGGTTAAGGATAAATGTTGATTACTCATAGAAATAACTTGAGTAATTAACGCTTAGAGAACTGGAATCTCTTTCTGGCTTTGGGACGACCGGATTTTTTGCGTTCCACCATTCTGGGATCACGAGTTAAAAAACCTCTGGCTTTAAGAGCAGGGCGTAAAGTTTCATCATATTCCACCAAAGCACGGGTAATTCCATGACGAATGGCTCCTGCTTGACCGCTTAAACCACCTCCGTAAACATTTACATAAACATCAAAGTTATCGGATAAACCGACTGTTTGCAAGGGCTGTTCTACAATCATTTCCAAGGTTTCTCTCTGAAGATATTTCTTCATCTGGACATCGTTTATAATGCGTTTTCCAGTCCCTGGCATAAGCCGAACTCTGGCAACGGCATTTTTTCTTCTTCCAACTGCATCAAAGGTCTGCATATAATATTTCTCCTAAATGTTAAGTTCAATCGGTTTTTGAGCCGAATGTGGATGTTCAGCTCCCGCATAAACTTTTAATTTTTTGAACATTGCTCGTCCCAGCTTATTTTTGGGCATCATACCTTTTACGGCGTGCTCAATAATACGCTCCGGATGCTTTTCCATAACTCTGGCAAAAGGAATTTCCTTCAATCCGTCCGGATAACCACTATAGCTTTTATAAAACTTCTGCAAGGATTTCAAACCGCTTACGCGCACTTTTGCCGCGTTAATCACGATTACAAAATCGCCCGTATCAATATTGGGAACATAATACGGTTTATGCTTGCCACGCAATATGGTAGCTATTTTTGTGGATAAACGACCCAAAGGAATTCCCTCTGCATCAACGATATACCAATTTTGGTGAATATCGGCAGGACTTGGGGTTTTGGTAATCATCGTTTCTCCTTTACATATTTTTTTTATTCAGAAAGCCAAAATTTTGAAATAGGGG containing:
- a CDS encoding M3 family oligoendopeptidase encodes the protein MFITNEKLRQMPYENLPVDFDVSSWEKVKAFLEELVQHDVSTIENLETMLLKYSDLLKCMADELSWRYIKMTVNADDKAKEQAYNDYFANIYAPAEAYQFKIKKRFYESPVRTELDSSKYSLLNQIFSNDIKLFREENIPLMIQESELANKYAGIVSKMSAVFEGEEKTPAQLSVYLKDPDRNKRERAWRLRMNMFAEKQEELNKLYSDLVALRNQIALNADFSNYRDFKHQEMGRFSYTPEELFAFHKSVEKVVMPFIAEQNKKRKEALKLETLRPWDTAVDLDGRILKPFETTEEFINKSLKVLYKVNPEYAKQLEMMKNTGLLDLENRKGKAPGGYNSPINNLASSFIFMNYVKIHNDIITLLHESGHAMHSAAMANIKIAQYLETPSEVAELASMTMELLTMDYWDEFYTNPEDLKKAKRDQLEGTLSFLPWCMTVDALQHWVYLHPEHTVQERYDAFVEISNRFSSGVDWTGLEDYRKILWTQQLHIFEVPFYYIEYGMAQLGALSIYMNYRQDKQKALKQYQDFLNLGYTKSVKEIYETAGISFEFSEARIYALVNFVREELNKLED
- a CDS encoding spore germination protein GerW family protein; its protein translation is MDIKDIFSQIRSMVNNAMGGGLSFGQPSKLGDLYVIPVARVIYGMGGGGDQPSSEQETENEEKTETDKAENKTKVKVAFSGGGGVGTYSKPVGLFSIKEDSIKFHPAIDLMELLALGSFMTIFMIIMKKMRFIK
- the frr gene encoding ribosome recycling factor, which translates into the protein MEELKDNTKDKMQKSFESMLHQYSKIRTGRATASILDDIKINYYGQPTPIKQLCNISIPEARMIVIQPWDKTTLADIEKAILAANIGITPENAGNVIRLPFQSLTEDKRRDLVKNIKKISEDARVAIRNIRRDANELVKKMKKDSEISEDDEKKQLKELQDLTDDWIKKIDEAEKAKEKEIMEV
- a CDS encoding T9SS type A sorting domain-containing protein; protein product: MKNSKMLICLFLLFCGGSLCGSITRYYTFDYSTAEYNPINGIQLTFPDMNNYISSGIEIGFPFPYCGEMYEYVKISTNGFINPGATWNYDSPNNQLIYGIYPIIAPLWDDLSLAEGNLQYATIGTAPNREFWVQYSHARWPYNQFNCYVNFQVVLSENGKIEFHYGNTNGTPVNCSASIGINMSNAGAGNFFSITPGNPPLVSTTQENYSINEIIPSGMVYTFNPLPPVLYDLSLEIEVDSIYMNGIYHNWQESFVLPVTVKNEGTETVDSYDVVLFCQQMELCRLNGISLAPAESHLYELVATIDSSGWQYLTAVAELPEDEYPEDNIDDYTCIIRPNPATGIIVGAGNELQRIPIDVYWKYSLYETIYYADEIGESGTIYGISFYMNSTFSHFLTVKVWVGETNSTDLSEGWIAAGELTPVYNSDINIPADSIEMYLPFSVPYQYHQGNLCLMAYHTHSYLLTCSDPFLAQTVPEMRAIKRWTDAYDPDPYNPPVYNDLYGKMPKTAFYLIATNDIDDDYLPVSRLLSCYPNPFSETITLSLNLAKSEQICLEIYNCKGQKVTTLYNGNIEKGETKISWNGLDSNNRKVANGLYFGQLRTKERCEKVKLIVLK
- the rplM gene encoding 50S ribosomal protein L13, translated to MITKTPSPADIHQNWYIVDAEGIPLGRLSTKIATILRGKHKPYYVPNIDTGDFVIVINAAKVRVSGLKSLQKFYKSYSGYPDGLKEIPFARVMEKHPERIIEHAVKGMMPKNKLGRAMFKKLKVYAGAEHPHSAQKPIELNI
- the rpsI gene encoding 30S ribosomal protein S9, yielding MQTFDAVGRRKNAVARVRLMPGTGKRIINDVQMKKYLQRETLEMIVEQPLQTVGLSDNFDVYVNVYGGGLSGQAGAIRHGITRALVEYDETLRPALKARGFLTRDPRMVERKKSGRPKARKRFQFSKR
- the rpsB gene encoding 30S ribosomal protein S2; the encoded protein is MSVVTMKQLLEAGVHFGHQTFKWNPKMKKYIFIKRNGIHIIDLKQTVDAINEAYQFMKEVASKGEYILFVGTKKQAQAAIKEAAEKAGVFYVNQRWYGGMLTNMATIRQSIEKMKYYEEIVADGTISSYTKLEQQKMKRMHDKIEFSLGGIRDMDALPGCVFIVDTEYEKIAVHEARILNIPIVAMVDTNCDPDLIDYVIPGNDDATRAIHLISDIMANAVIEGRGIATEGVSTEAETPDKSAEENEDFESQLDTSEEKEEFDVPELTETEI
- the tsf gene encoding translation elongation factor Ts is translated as MAEITATQVKELRNITGAGMMDCRKALVEKNGNVEEAIKYLRERGISKAEGKANRATKEGIIHSYIHFNYRIGVLLELNCESDFVARTPEFKALADEIAMQIAATNPLAVSPEQIDPAILEREKEIAHNKAVNEGKKPEIIEKIVEGNLRKFCAEHSLMEQELISDSTKTVKDLLTNAIATTGENIQVARFVRFQLGGE
- the pyrH gene encoding UMP kinase; its protein translation is MKNIYQSENIHRLVLKLSGEVLSGNKKNIYDETLIDSLTDAIISVHKRNYELGIVLGGGNIFRGGNWHNKSLNRVVLDSVGMLATIQNSLYVAQILVSKGIDCAVFSSLAVDKVVDRYSPQLATAALEEGKICFLSGGTGNPYFTTDTAAVLRAVELKADIVFKATNVDGLYSADPKKDLNARLIKSASFEECLQNRLGVMDLTAFSLAMDNNMPIKIFNISTPERLIDALINADIGTYIHP